A stretch of the Perca fluviatilis chromosome 17, GENO_Pfluv_1.0, whole genome shotgun sequence genome encodes the following:
- the tbc1d10ab gene encoding TBC1 domain family member 10A → MATIEQGNGLDLRSCTDKLTDNGKGSSHASDPEVNGDPGETQVDKYGFTGGAQQHTGKFAEEIPIEVLRQREAKWLEMLNSWDKWMAKKHKKVKERCQKGIPPSLRGRAWLYLTGGKVRREQNQGKFQELDSQSGDPKWIDIIERDLHRQFPFHEMFAARGGHGQQDLLRVLKAYTLHRPEEGYCQAQAPIAAVLLMHMPAEDAFWVLVQICEKYLPGYYSTGLEAIQLDGEILYALLRRVSPVAHRHLKKHKLEPILYMTEWYMCAFSRTLPWASVLRVWDMFLCEGVKILFRVGLVLLKCMLGSQEKLKACQGLYETMELLRAIQPQYMQEVFLVHEIIELVVSEKDIEKEHHAQLRRWKETHGDLHCKSPPRMHGAKAIMTAEPPSRQDLRQRPTIIVESPLAPKTVGKREEDAKESGKTEEEKQKKSIPLPQETVIPYRPPTDPSPLLKHLTVQGSKESLSSADHDTYL, encoded by the exons atggCAACAATTGAGCAGGGCAATGGACTTGACTTGCGGAGCTGCACAGATAAGCTGACAGATAATGGGAAAGGCAGCTCACATGCATCCGACCCAGAGGTAAACGGTGACCCCGGGGAGACTCAGGTGGATAAGTACGGATTCACAGGAGGAGCCCAGCAGCACACCGGAAAATT TGCTGAAGAAATCCCAATTGAGGTGCTGAGGCAGCGGGAGGCAAAATGGCTGGAGATGCTCAACAGCTGGGACAAGTGGATGGCCAAAAAACACAAGAAG GTGAAAGAGCGCTGTCAGAAGGGGATCCCTCCATCCCTGCGTGGCCGGGCCTGGCTCTACCTCACCGGGGGCAAAGTGAGAAGGGAGCAAAACCAGGGCAAATTCCAG gaACTGGACAGTCAGTCAGGAGATCCTAAATGGATAGATATTATTGAGCGGGACCTCCATCGACAGTTCCCCTTCCATGAAATGTTTGCAGCGAGGGGAGGTCATGG GCAGCAAGACCTGCTCCGCGTGTTGAAGGCATATACTCTGCATCGTCCGGAAGAGGGTTATTGTCAGGCTCAGGCTCCCATTGCTGCTGTACTCCTCATGCATATGCCAGCAGAG GATGCATTCTGGGTTCTTGTCCAGATCTGTGAGAAATACCTTCCAGGATACTACAGTACAGGGCTG GAGGCGATCCAGCTGGACGGGGAGATCCTGTATGCTCTGCTGCGGCGGGTGTCTCCTGTGGCCCACCGTCACCTGAAGAAGCACAAGCTGGAGCCCATCCTGTACATGACCGAGTGGTACATGTGCGCCTTCTCTCGGACTCTGCCGTGGGCCTCAGTGCTGCGTGTCTGGGACATGTTCCTTTGTGAGG GAGTAAAGATCCTCTTTCGAGTGGGCCTGGTTCTCCTGAAATGCATGTTGGGATCCCAAGAGAAACTGAAGGCCTGTCAAGGTCTCTATGAAACAATGGAGCTGCTCCGAGCTATACAGCCACAGTACATGCAAGAAGTCTTCCTGGTGCACGAG attaTTGAGTTAGTGGTGTCTGAGAAAGACATTGAGAAGGAACACCATGCTCAGCTGCGGCGCTGGAAGGAGACCCATGGAGATCTACACTGCAAGTCTCCTCCCAGGATGCACGGCGCTAAGGCCATCATGACTGCCGAGCCGCCCAGTCGTCAGGACCTGAGACAGAGACCCACAATTATTGTGGAATCTCCCTTGGCACCCAAGACAGTTgggaagagagaagaggacgccaaagaaagtggaaagactgaagaagaaaaacagaagaaatCAATCCCACTGCCACAGGAGACTGTTATTCCTTACCGCCCTCCCACTGACCCCTCACCTCTCCTCAAACACTTGACTGTACAAGGGTCCAAAGAGAGTCTGAGCAGTGCAGACCATGACACTTACCTGTAG